In a single window of the Streptomyces sp. NBC_00094 genome:
- a CDS encoding LysR family transcriptional regulator has product MIEARRLHILRAVADHRTVTAAAAALYLTPSAVSQQLAALEQETGHRLVDRSARGARLTPAGEILLSHANAVLAQLERAESELAAYGSGEAGTVTVAAFATGIGLVVAPAIRALAGSAPGIRVRVRDAEGDESLMMVLDRQVDVAVAVEYRGAPGEDDARLTRVPLYAEPFDAILPRDHPLAGGERVALADLAKDTWIGQSTGNPCHDVTVLACEYAGFAPRFAHVSDDFRAVVALASAAAGVALVPRSALRGTDLTDVVIRPVDGVAPTRRVFAAVRRGAEEHPLISPVLAELRAAAAPEPEPAEAAR; this is encoded by the coding sequence ATGATCGAAGCGCGGCGGTTGCACATCCTCCGTGCGGTGGCGGACCACCGTACGGTCACGGCGGCGGCCGCCGCGCTCTATCTCACCCCCTCCGCCGTCTCCCAGCAGCTCGCCGCCCTGGAGCAGGAGACGGGCCACCGCCTGGTGGACCGCAGCGCCCGCGGCGCCCGTCTCACCCCGGCCGGCGAGATCCTCCTCAGCCACGCCAACGCCGTCCTCGCCCAGTTGGAGCGCGCCGAGTCGGAACTCGCCGCCTACGGCTCCGGCGAGGCCGGTACGGTCACGGTCGCCGCCTTCGCCACCGGCATCGGACTCGTGGTGGCCCCCGCCATCAGGGCACTGGCCGGCTCCGCCCCCGGCATCCGGGTCCGGGTACGGGACGCCGAGGGCGACGAGAGTCTGATGATGGTCCTCGACCGGCAGGTCGACGTGGCCGTCGCGGTCGAGTACCGGGGCGCGCCGGGAGAGGACGACGCCCGCCTCACCCGCGTCCCGCTCTACGCGGAGCCCTTCGACGCGATCCTGCCCCGGGACCATCCCCTCGCGGGCGGCGAGCGGGTCGCGCTCGCCGACCTCGCCAAGGACACCTGGATCGGCCAGTCCACCGGCAACCCCTGCCATGACGTCACCGTCCTGGCCTGCGAATACGCCGGTTTCGCCCCGCGCTTCGCGCATGTCTCCGACGACTTCAGGGCCGTCGTGGCCCTCGCCTCCGCGGCGGCCGGGGTGGCCCTGGTCCCGCGCTCGGCCCTGCGCGGCACGGACCTGACCGACGTGGTGATCCGCCCGGTGGACGGGGTCGCCCCCACCCGCCGGGTCTTCGCCGCCGTCCGGCGCGGCGCCGAGGAGCACCCCCTGATCAGCCCGGTCCTCGCCGAACTGCGCGCGGCGGCGGCACCGGAACCGGAACCGGCCGAAGCGGCACGCTGA
- a CDS encoding glycine C-acetyltransferase yields MFDSVRDDIRATLEEIREAGLHKPERVIGTPQSATVAVTAGGRPGEVLNFCANNYLGLADHPEVVAAAHEALDRWGYGMASVRFICGTQEVHKELEARLSAFLGQEDTILYSSCFDANGGVFETILGPEDAVISDALNHASIIDGIRLSKARRFRYANRDMADLEQQLKEATEGGARRKLIVTDGVFSMDGYVAPLADICDLAERYDAMVMVDDSHAVGFVGPGGRGTPELHGVMDRVDIITGTLGKALGGASGGYVAARAEIVALLRQRSRPYLFSNTLAPVIAAASLKVLDLLESAGDLRDRLNANTALFRSRMTEEGFDILPGDHAIAPVMIGDAAVAGRMAELLLERGVYVIGFSYPVVPQGQARIRVQLSAAHSTEDVNRVVDAFVEARAAL; encoded by the coding sequence ATGTTCGATTCCGTACGCGACGACATCCGTGCCACCCTCGAAGAGATCCGCGAGGCCGGGCTCCACAAGCCCGAGCGCGTGATCGGCACCCCCCAGTCGGCCACCGTCGCCGTCACCGCCGGCGGCCGCCCCGGCGAGGTCCTCAACTTCTGCGCCAACAACTACCTCGGTCTCGCCGACCACCCCGAGGTCGTCGCCGCCGCCCACGAGGCGCTCGACCGCTGGGGCTACGGCATGGCGTCCGTCCGCTTCATCTGCGGCACGCAGGAGGTGCACAAGGAGCTGGAGGCGCGCCTCTCGGCCTTCCTCGGCCAGGAGGACACGATCCTCTACTCCTCCTGCTTCGACGCCAACGGCGGTGTCTTCGAGACGATCCTCGGCCCCGAGGACGCCGTCATCTCCGACGCCCTCAACCACGCCTCGATCATCGACGGCATCCGCCTCTCCAAGGCCCGCCGCTTCCGCTACGCCAACCGTGACATGGCCGACCTGGAGCAGCAGCTCAAGGAGGCCACCGAGGGCGGCGCCCGGCGCAAGCTGATCGTCACCGACGGCGTCTTCTCGATGGACGGCTACGTCGCCCCGCTCGCCGACATCTGCGACCTGGCCGAGCGCTACGACGCCATGGTCATGGTCGACGACTCGCACGCGGTCGGTTTCGTCGGCCCCGGCGGCCGCGGCACCCCCGAGCTGCACGGCGTCATGGACCGCGTCGACATCATCACCGGCACCCTCGGCAAGGCCCTCGGCGGCGCCTCCGGCGGCTACGTCGCGGCCCGCGCCGAGATCGTCGCCCTGCTGCGCCAGCGCTCGCGCCCGTATCTCTTCTCCAACACCCTCGCCCCGGTCATCGCCGCCGCCTCCCTCAAGGTCCTCGACCTGCTGGAGTCCGCCGGAGACCTGCGCGACCGGCTGAACGCCAACACGGCGCTCTTCCGCTCCCGCATGACCGAGGAGGGCTTCGACATCCTCCCCGGCGACCACGCCATCGCCCCGGTGATGATCGGCGACGCGGCCGTCGCCGGCCGGATGGCCGAGCTGCTCCTGGAGCGCGGCGTGTACGTGATCGGCTTCTCGTACCCGGTCGTGCCGCAGGGCCAGGCCCGGATCCGCGTGCAGCTCTCCGCCGCCCACTCCACGGAGGACGTGAACCGGGTCGTGGACGCCTTCGTCGAGGCCCGCGCGGCCCTGTAG
- the tdh gene encoding L-threonine 3-dehydrogenase, producing MKALVKLKAEPGLWLTDVPEPETGHGDVLIKVKRTGICGTDLHIRSWDGWAQRSIATPLTIGHEFVGEVVSVGRDVSDIAVGDLVSGEGHLVCGKCRNCLAGRRHLCRATVGLGVGRDGAFAEYVALPASNVWVHRVPVDLDIAAIFDPFGNAVHTALSFPLVGEDVLVTGAGPIGIMAAAVAKHAGARNVVITDVSEERLDLARKTGVTLALNVAEQTIADGQRTLGLKEGFDVGLEMSGNAHAMRDMVANMTNGGKIAMLGLPSEDFAVDWAKIVTSMITVKGIYGREMFETWYAMSVLLEGGLDLAPVVTGRYAYSDYEAAFDDAASGKSGKIILDWTAGA from the coding sequence TTGAAGGCGCTGGTCAAGCTGAAGGCGGAGCCGGGACTCTGGCTCACGGACGTGCCCGAGCCGGAGACCGGCCACGGGGACGTACTGATCAAGGTCAAGCGGACCGGTATCTGCGGAACCGACCTCCACATCCGCTCCTGGGACGGCTGGGCGCAGAGGTCCATCGCCACGCCGCTGACGATCGGCCACGAGTTCGTCGGCGAGGTCGTCTCCGTCGGCCGTGACGTCTCCGACATCGCCGTCGGCGACCTGGTCAGCGGCGAGGGCCACCTCGTCTGCGGCAAGTGCCGCAACTGTCTGGCCGGCCGCCGCCACCTCTGCCGCGCCACCGTCGGCCTCGGTGTCGGCCGGGACGGTGCCTTCGCCGAGTACGTGGCGCTGCCCGCCTCCAACGTGTGGGTGCACCGGGTCCCCGTCGACCTCGACATCGCCGCGATCTTCGACCCCTTCGGCAACGCCGTGCACACGGCGCTCTCCTTCCCGCTCGTCGGCGAGGACGTCCTCGTCACCGGCGCGGGCCCGATCGGCATCATGGCCGCCGCCGTCGCCAAGCACGCCGGCGCCCGCAATGTCGTCATCACCGACGTCAGCGAGGAGCGTCTCGACCTGGCGCGCAAGACGGGCGTCACCCTCGCCCTCAACGTCGCCGAGCAGACCATCGCCGACGGCCAGCGCACCCTCGGTCTCAAGGAGGGCTTCGACGTCGGCCTGGAGATGTCGGGCAACGCGCACGCCATGCGCGACATGGTCGCCAACATGACCAACGGCGGCAAGATCGCCATGCTCGGCCTGCCCAGCGAGGACTTCGCCGTCGACTGGGCGAAGATCGTCACGTCCATGATCACGGTCAAGGGCATCTACGGCCGCGAGATGTTCGAGACCTGGTACGCGATGTCGGTGCTCCTGGAGGGCGGTCTCGACCTGGCCCCCGTCGTCACCGGCCGGTACGCGTACTCCGACTACGAGGCCGCCTTCGACGACGCGGCCTCCGGCAAGAGCGGCAAGATCATCCTCGACTGGACTGCGGGAGCCTGA